In Dermacentor andersoni chromosome 4, qqDerAnde1_hic_scaffold, whole genome shotgun sequence, the following proteins share a genomic window:
- the LOC126538304 gene encoding very long chain fatty acid elongase AAEL008004-like: MSMSGFEKISTSDYGEFSRWSRPLYPRSDPRTRDWFLLGNPFFVTLVVGAYLYIVYRAGPRFMASRKPYDLRGVIKVYNLAMILLNIVFGYNFLKNSYLGGDYNLFCQGMTYATDEKSLNNLWWGYFYFFVRVADFMDTFFFVLRKKYNQITLQHTLHHALIVANGWLWYTLGGDGQSLFGGIINCFIHAIMYGYYFLAACGAEYRKYLWWKKYLTRAQIAQHLVIIIHGLIPLFYDCGYPRFFIYLALPQGLLGLALFLRFYVAAYRRKSAMEAAAAKKLAMLKED; this comes from the coding sequence ATGTCCATGTCGGGCTTCGAGAAGATCTCCACCAGCGACTATGGAGAGTTCAGCCGGTGGAGTCGCCCCCTGTACCCGCGCTCGGACCCGCGGACCCGCGACTGGTTCCTGCTGGGCAACCCCTTCTTTGTCACTCTGGTCGTGGGAGCATACTTGTACATCGTGTACCGTGCGGGACCCCGGTTCATGGCCAGCCGGAAGCCCTACGACCTGCGCGGTGTCATCAAGGTCTACAACTTGGCCATGATCCTGCTCAACATTGTGTTTGGCTACAACTTCTTGAAGAACTCTTATTTGGGCGGCGACTATAACCTGTTCTGCCAGGGCATGACGTACGCGACGGACGAGAAATCCTTGAATAATCTCTGGTGGGGATACTTCTACTTCTTTGTGCGCGTTGCCGACTTCATGGATACCTTCTTCTTCGTGCTCCGCAAGAAGTACAACCAGATCACACTGCAACACACGCTGCACCACGCGCTCATCGTGGCTAACGGCTGGCTCTGGTACACGCTAGGGGGCGATGGTCAGTCGCTATTCGGCGGCATCATCAACTGCTTCATTCATGCGATCATGTATGGCTACTACTTCCTGGCAGCCTGCGGTGCCGAGTACCGCAAATATCTGTGGTGGAAGAAGTACCTCACGCGTGCACAGATTGCCCAGCATCTCGTAATCATCATTCACGGACTCATACCGCTCTTTTACGACTGCGGGTACCCGCGGTTCTTCATCTATCTGGCCCTTCCGCAGGGTTTGCTTGGACTTGCGTTATTTCTCAGATTTTACGTGGCCGCTTACAGGAGGAAGTCGGCCATGGAAGCTGCCGCCGCGAAGAAACTGGCCATGCTCAAAGAAGACTAA